The following is a genomic window from Planktothrix sp. FACHB-1365.
GAGCGAAGATTTGTAATTGTTCAACAATTAAAGTCGTGGTGGCACCCACAGCTTCAATATAGGTTTCTGTAGCGGGAATATCGGATTTAGTATCGGGATGATGATCATAAATTCTAATGGTTGATAAATTGGCTAATTTAAACCATTCTGCACTTTTTCCCAAGCGATCGCAACTTTGGGTATCAACCACAGTAATTGAATGAATTTTATTGGGATTAACAGACCGACGTTCAATTAATGGAAATTCATCTCGATAAAACGCTAAAAAATCTCTGACCGCCGGATGACTTCCCCCCGACAATACTATTCGACTTCCGGGGTAAATTCGAGTCAGTCCCACCGCCGCACCCAAGGCATCAAAATCAACAGTTGTATGGCATAAAATTAAGTGCATAAAATTAAAAAATGTGGAACAGGCATCTTGCCTGTCAATCAAGTTAAATCTTTCATTAATTTTACCATAAAAAATCCATCCATATTCTGTCTGTGGGGCCAGATTTTAATCCAGCCTTCCGGTTCAGGAGAAAGGATAAAATTCCCAGGAGGCGGTAGAATTTTCCAGTTAGAATGTTGACTTAAAAAGGCTTGAATTAAGGTTTCATTTTCTTGGGGATGAAGAGTACAAGTAGAATAAACTAAACAGCCTCCCGGTTTAACCCAGGTTTGGGTAATTTCTAATAGTTCGGCTTGCAGTTGAGACAACTCTTGAATATTTTTAGGATCATGTCGCCAGCGTCCATCAGCCCGCCGATGTAACGTTCCTAAACCAGAACAAGGTGCATCTAATAATAGCCGATCTGCAACCTCAAAATAACCTTTTAATTCCCGAATATCTCCCTGTTGAGGATGGATAGAATTCAGTTGTAATCGCGTTAAATTTTGCTGAACTTTCTTTAATCGAGATTTAATCGAATCAAAGGCTAAAATTTTACCTTGATCTTGCATTAACTCAGCAATATGGGTGGTTTTTCCACCCGGTGCAGCACAAGCATCAATAATCACTTCTCCAGGTTGCGGATCTAATAAATAACTCACCCATTGAGCACTACTATCTTGAATTGACCACCACCCTTGATCATAACCCGGTAAATTTTGAATTGAGCCTATACTTCCCGTTAATCTTAATCCTAGAGGAAGTCCAGAAATTCGATGCACTGAAATTCCCCTTTGTTGAAATTCAGATTCTACTGTTTCTAAGGTTGTTTTTAACACATTAATTCTTAAATCCAGGGGAGGAGATTGATTAAACCAACTGCAAAGTTGTTCGGTTTCTTCTAATCCCAAAGTATCTAACCAAAATTGAATCAGCCAGTCAGGAAAACTATAGAGAATTCCTAATTTTTCGATGGGATTTTGGGGTAACTCAAAACAGGTAAAAATAGAATCAGGTGTTTCTAAAGGACAATTTCCCTGCTCTCGAATATAATGTCTTAATATCCCATTCACAAAACCGCTAAAGTGCGTTAAGCCATTTTGTTTAACTAATTCCACACTGGTATCTACCGCAGCCGAATTGGGAATCTGATTGAGATAGCAAATTTGATAAAAACCAAGATGTAGTATAGTACGAATATCCGGGTGCTGTTGATGGGATTTTTTAGAAGCTAAGTAATCGATTAAGGTATCGAGCGATCGCCTTCTACGAACACAGCCATAGACTAATTCGGTGGTTAAGCGTCGGTTAATATCCGATAAATCAGATTGACGAAGCCATTGATCTAAAACCACATCAGCCAGCCCACCCCGTCGGTTAATGTCTCGGAGAGCTAAAAATGCAACTTGGCGCGGATTATTATTCACAGTTATTTTAACACTCAATTCAACTTAATTGGACAATAATTTATCCCAGATAGATTGTATTGAACTCATAGCTGAAACCCCAAATAAACCATGACTACAACTGACTCAAGACTATCAGAAATTGGTGCATTTATTCAAACCAACCTCAAGAAATTTTCTTCAAATTTAGCTCCAACTAAAGCTCAAACTTATGACGATTGGCGAAAGCATTTTATTTACCAACGTTTAAGTTTAGGTTTTACTTTAGCTCTGATTTCCTATTTTACCTTTACTCTTTCACAAATTAACAATTTTTTCTTTCATCCCGACCATTTTCAGCCGTCCTGGTTAGCCACACAAGTCGTCGCTGAGTTAGGTTTAATTATTGGTTTAGTTCTGCTGCGAACCCCCTTGGGGATGAAATATCCGGGGTTAATGTTTCTTCTATTTTCTTGGGTCGTCACAATTACCCCGCAAATTCGAGGAAACCTAAACGGAATTGCTAGTGCTTCCATTATTGAATGGCCGTTAATGTTTTTTTCCCAAGCCACATTAATTCCGGTTTATTGGCCTTTACATTTTATTTCTCAATTAGGGGTTTTGATCTATTATCACGGAAGCCAAATTTTATTTAATTTAAAACTGGTGCTTCCAGCCCATTGGATGACAGCAGAGTTCTTATCTCTGTATTTGTTTTGGATTTGTTTAATTTGCAATCTTTCAGTGTATTTATATGATCGGTTAGCTCGTTCGGAATTTAAGTCTCGTCAAGCCTTAGAAAAAGCTTATGATCAAGTTAAAGAAGAACAGGAACGCTCCGAAAGTTTACTCTTAAATATTTTACCCCATTCCATTGCCCAACGGCTAAAACTACAACCCAGTACCATTGCGGATAGTTTTACCGATGCAGGGGTTTTATTTGGCGATATTGTGGGTTTTACGGAACTTTCAGGACAGTTTAATCCGGCTGAATTAGTTAATTTACTCAATCAAATCTTTTCGGAATTTGATCATTTAGCTGAATTACATGGGTTAGAAAAAATTAAAACTATCGGGGATTCTTATATGGTAGTTTCCGGTTTACCCATTCCCCATGATGATTATGCAGAAGCGATCGCAGATATGGCTTTAGATATGCAACGAACCCTGAAAGAATTTAATGTCAAAACTCAACAAAATTTTCATATTAGAATTGGAATTGCAACTGGGCCAGTAGTGGCGGGAGTGATTGGAATTAAGAAATTTATTTATGATTTATGGGGAGATACGGTTAATCTAGCAAGTCGGATGGAATCTCATGGACTTACCGATGAAATTCAAGTCACAGAAACGACTTATTTAGCCTTGAAAGAACAATACCAATTTGAAAAACGAGGGACAATTTTAGTTAAAGGGAAAGGAGAAATGACCACTTATTTATTAAAAGGGAAAAAAACTCTAGCGGTTTCCACCAACATTCCTTAATCAGAAAAACTCTCGGTCAGGGTTAGAGTTTCCGAAAATAGGGTCTTGACAGTTGTTGTTATGATTAGAGAAAATTAAATTCTATTTTACGAACAACAATGAAAGCTACCTTATTCACCGTAACTCTAATTCTGTCCTTGACTATCACTGAAACTGTTCAAGCCAAAACGTTAATAGAAAATCATTCATTCGGTTTACAACAGTCTTCCAGTCAGACTCAAATTGCTCAAAGTACAAATCCAATCAGTTTGGGACAAGCCGCAGATTTAATCACACAATGGTTAACTGCAAAATCGAGGATTTTTGCTCCTCCCTTTGACCTTCAGCTTGTTAGCCAATTAACCACAGGGACGTTATATAACGATACCTTAAAAGCGATTGATTTTTTAAGGAATAACGATGCTTTCTATCAATATGGAGTCCAGAAAGTTGAATCCGTTGAACGGTTTGCAGCATCAGGAAATAAAGCGACCATAGAAGTTAAAGTAACTGAGGATACAACCTTATACAAAAGGGGTCAAATTCTTGAAAGTAGCTTTAATACGAAATTAGTGCGTTATAATTTAGAAAATTGGGATGGAATTTGGAAAATAGCGAACTCTCAAGTTTTGAATTAAACAGTAATTAAAATAGCGATCGCTATTCATGAATTATGGTACAAGAACTGATTAATTTAAGAACCTGCATTGAAGAACAACGCTATGATGAAGCGTTAATGATTGTTGATGAACTTGAGGGAATGAGCCGCAAATCCATTTTAAGAACAATTAAATCCTTTTTAATTCGGTTGATGATTCATTTAATTAAAAACCAAATTGAACAACGGTTAACAAATTCTTGGATTGCCTCTATTTCTGATTCTATTATCCAAATTCAAGATCTGAATCTACAAGACAATAAAAAATCCCACTATTTAAAAATAGAAGAATGGGATAATTTATTAGAGGAAGCCTTTGCTGCATCCCTTCGTCCTGCGAGTGTTGAAGTCTTAAATGGAACCCTCAAACCTCATCAATTAATCCAACAAATTGACAAAACTCAAATTCTGGAAATTTCAAAACAGTTAATTCTGTTAACTTACAACTCTTCTTCGCGGGATTTACCGGATATTATTGATAATAATTTAGCTCAATTACCCGGAGCAGAAAATTGGTTTTCCGATTAATTATTAAAATCAAGGAATAATTGATATGGTACAAGAACTGATTGATTTAAGAACTTGCATCGAAGAACAACGCTATGATGAAGCGTTAATCATTATTGATGAATTGGAAGGAATGGGAAAACAAGCTATTTTACGCAATATTCAATCCTATTTACTCAGATTATTGATTCATTTAATTAAAAATCAAATTGAACAACGATTAACCAATTCTTGGGCTGCTTCTATCCGAGGTTCTATTCGGGAAATCCAAAAACTTAATATTAAAGACAATAAAAAATCCTATTATATTCAACAAGGTGAATGGCAAAACTGGTTAGAAGAGAGTTTAGAAGATGCCATTCGAGATGCCAGTGTAGAAGTTATGAATGGAACTTATAGCCCGTTTAAATTATCAGAAATGGTAGAACGAGATTCAATTGTAAACACGGCTCAAATTTTACTCGATTTAACCTATTGTTATTCTGCTAAAGAATTAGCTGTCCAAGTTGATCAAAGCTTAATCGACTTACCCGGAGGAATGGCTTGGAAAGAAGGACATTAAATCTCTCGTGAAAAAACCGGGTTTCTCATTGTTATTTCGGTAAAAACAACAAAATTCTTGTTAAGAAACCCGGTTTCTGTTTTCGGTGATTTACAGTTTATTAATCATCGGCATAAATATAACGGCACAGATCTTGGGGATCAGGTTCAGGGCTACTTTGGGCAAATTCAACCGCATCATCAATCGTGGCTTGAACTTGTTGATCAATTGCTTTTAATTCCTCCTGGGTTGCTAAATTGTATTCCGTTAAATGAGCCGCAAATTTTTTAATCGGATCACGAGCAAACCAAAATTCTTTCTCATCTTTATCCCTTAATTCATCAGGATCAGCCAAAGAATGTCCTCGAAAACGATAGGTTAACGCTTCCACTAAGGTTGGGCCTTCCCCAGCGCGAGCACGAGCAACGGCCTTTTTAGCCACTTCTCGAACCGCCAAAACATCCATCCCATCAACTTCATAACCCGGCATTCCAAACGCAGGGCCTTTTTTGTAGATTTCGGGGTCAGAAGTTGCCCGTTCATGGGCCATCCCGATCGCCCATTTATTATTTTCGACCACATAAATAATTGGCAATTTCCATAATGTTGCCATGTTCAAACATTCAAAAAATTGACCGTTATTACAAGCGCCATCGCCAAAGAAACACATGGTTACTTGATCCGCATTGGGATCATTCATGGCTTCCCGACGGTATTTACTTTGAAAAGCCGCCCCCATAGCCACCGGAATTCCTTCAGCGACAAAGGCAAACCCCCCTAATAAATTATGTTCAGAGGAGAATAAGTGCATCGAGCCACCCCGACCCTTAGAACAGCCTGTAGCCTTGCCAAATAATTCCGCCATGACTTGACGAGGGGGAACCCCAGCACTCAACGCATGAACGTGATCCCGATAGGTACTACAAACATAATCTTCATTTCGGCGACCGGCGCGGATCATCCCCGTCGCAACGGCTTCTTGACCGTTGTACAGGTGGACAAAACCGAACATTTTGCCCCGATAATACATCTCAGCGCATTTATCTTCAAATAACCGCCCCAAAACCATATCCTCATACAGCATTAACCCTTCATCACGGGTTACAGCCGTTGCATCCGCCTTAAACGTCGGTAACGTGCGTTCCTGTACCATTGTTTCCAATCACCTTGACCAATTTGAATTTATATTTTACCAGGGCTGTTTCATCTTCAAGTTAAAAAGGCTAAAAAAAGAGGGCTGGGACTAGCCATGCTTGCTGGCGCATCGCTATTTAATAAAATCAAAAGCGAGGGCGATATCACTACCTATCAGGATAGCAATTTTTAATAAAACAAAACCTATAAAAAAGTGTTTTTTATAAAAATCAATAATTTCCAAAATAGCTTTCGGGCTTTCTAATTAATCGTCCCCTTTTCTGCTATACTTTTAAAACATGAAACCCCTCTGGGGGAAGGCGTGGTGGTACGCTTTCTCTTGCTCACCCACAGTCAATCGCTAACAGCCAACCATTCATGACATTTATCTCTGTTCTCTACGCCCTATTTTTATTAATTCTATTAATATTTTATTGGATTTTTCCTTGGAAGTTTTGGCGACTTTTTATCCTATTAATAGCGAGTCTAATTTTTTACAGTACATTACAAATTCAATATATTCCTTTACTGTTGCTATGGACAGTATTTAACTTTGGTTTAGCCTTAACCATTGTAGAACCCCAAGAATGGGAAATTCCTCACATTTCTTGGAATCGTCGTCGCTCTTTTTTATTAACCCTAGGTATTATCATTAATGTTTTAATTTTAGTCGGGTTTAAATATTTACCTTTTATTTTCAATATTGTAGGAACCGCGTGGAATATTCCTGTGATTATTAATACCGGGAATTGGATTGATCAATATGTCATGGCTCCTTTAGGGTTAAGTTTTTTCTGCTTTGAACTCATCGCTTATTTAGTTGATGTTTATCGAGGTGCACCCGCCGCTACTTCTCTCCTGGAATTTGCCGCTTATAAACTATTTTTTGCTAAATTAATTTCAGGGCCAATCACTCGTTATCATCATCTCAATACTCAATTTAGAACCCTAAAATTTCCGGTTCCTGAACAAATTGCTGATGGGTTATGGTTACTCGCTAGAGGTGCCATGAAGAAAGGGTTGTTAGCTGATAATTTAGGGATTTTAGTAGATCTTAGTTTTAGTAATTTACAACGAGCCGGAAGTGGAGATTTGTGGTTAGCCACCTTTGCTTATGGATTACAATTATATCTTGATTTTAGCGGTTATGTTGATTTAGCCAGAGGTACAGCATTACTCTTAGGATTGAGTTTACCTATTAACTTTGATGCCCCTTATTTTACTACCAGTATTGCTGATTTTTGGCGACGTTGGCATATAACATTAGGAGATTGGTTACGGAATTATTTATATTTTCCTTTAGGCGGTTCTAGGGTCGGATTATTTCGCACTTGTCTGAATTTAATCATCGTCATGTTAATCGCTGGAATTTGGCATGGTGCGGCTTGGGGATTTGTTGTTTGGGGAGGATTACATGGTTTAGCGTTAGTAATTCATCGCCTCACAGATGCAATATTTACGAAATTATCAATCACCTGGATTTGGAAGAGTTTACCCGGTGTTTTCATCGCTTGGTTAATCACTCAATTAATGGTATTTACCGCTTGGATTTTCTTTAGAATTCCCAATTTACAAGATTCTGGATGGGTCATTCATCATTTATGGGGTCATACGGCTGATGTACAGTTTGCTCATAAAGTTTATGTTGAAGCTTTAGGTTTAGAACGACACAATCTTGTCATTGTATTAGCCGCTATTTTTGGATTAATGGCTTTCACAACGTTCTTAAACCGAGGGTTAAAATTAGAGTTAAATTGGACAGTTAAATTAGCCTTAGTTCCCCTTAGCTTTTTCGCAGTTTGGCTATTAGCACCCGAAGGCGGTTTACCTTACATTTATTTTGATTTTTAATAGTTATAAAAAGCAATAGGAAAGATTTTAACTGATTTCTACTGTTTTAAGTAAAGTCAAAAATGGCTGAATATCAATCCAAATATCTTCAGAAAAATTTCGAGGATAGGTGAAACGATGCAGATAGTATCCCGGTAAGGTTTCGCCAATATAATAATAGTAATCTAATTCTACTAAATTACTAATCCACCAATAGCAATGATAAACATAATTCGGCGAAAATAATTCAATCACTTTCGTTCCCGGTTGACAAAATACTAAATTCGTTAAACCACTCCCATGAGGTGCAATAATCAGTTCAGCTTGAGAAAATAAAGCAGCTTGTTCAACAACGGACATTGATTCTAATTGAACAGATTCAACTCCGAAGGGTTTTAAAATAGTTAATAACTCATCCTCATTCAAAACTCGACGGCTTTTAGCCGAATTCCGACTAATATAAATTCGCTTAAAATTAGGTGAATTTGAAATCAAATCTGGAATCAAAAATTGTTGTTTTAAGAAATCGCACGTCCATTTTGGCATCCAAGCGACACAACCGGGAAAAGAAGGGACAATTAACTCTGTGGCTTGAACATGATGAAGGTTATGAATATTGATTTGTTGATTTTCAGGAATTCCTAATAACTCTAAAGTTTCCTGCTGAAAATGACAGCGATTATCTACAATAAAATAATCAATATTATCCCAATTAATATTACTTTTTATTAATAATTCAATTCGCGGTAACACATCTAACATCCAGTGAAAATAAACAGAATTTGAAAGTCCTGCTAGAACAGCGACAGTTCCTTGAATCTGATGAATAGGAGGTAATTTTTGAACCGATAAAATGGAGTGATATCTAGGATGTTTTTCAGGATGACCTGGACTTAATAAAGGAAATTCAGGGGAAAGATCGCCTAAAAAATGCTGTTCACTGGTCAAAATGGCGGATTGAGTTTGATCAGAACTTAACCAAAACCTTCCTTGTGATAATTGAACCACAAAAGCAGAAGGAAGTTGAATCTTTTGACCAAATCTAAAACTAAAATGAATCGAATGATCAAGAGATTTTGGCGGTTTTAAAGCAACAACCGTTTCAGAATAAATTTGTTGATAATTAAGTTGATTTAAAGAATTAAGCTTGAGCCAATCTTTGGTTAATTCATCAAACTGAGTGGGTGGGTTAACAGCTTGAACTTCGGAAAGATTCAGATTAGGGTTCAGTTTTCCAGTCTGAAATAAATGGTTCAGTAAACTATCAACTAAAACTGCCATTGAGGATTCTTTTTCTAAAGCTTTTTTGAAATACAATAACCCTTGTTCTGTTTGATGATTATAAACCAATAAAAACCCTAAATATCCTAAATACAAAGCAGATTCTGAATTTTCTTTTAAACTCTGTTTTAAATAGTAAATTGCTTCTTGAATTTCTCCGGTATTAAA
Proteins encoded in this region:
- a CDS encoding DUF29 family protein, which codes for MVQELINLRTCIEEQRYDEALMIVDELEGMSRKSILRTIKSFLIRLMIHLIKNQIEQRLTNSWIASISDSIIQIQDLNLQDNKKSHYLKIEEWDNLLEEAFAASLRPASVEVLNGTLKPHQLIQQIDKTQILEISKQLILLTYNSSSRDLPDIIDNNLAQLPGAENWFSD
- a CDS encoding glycosyltransferase 61 family protein, whose translation is MSENPDSTESFVPSQIVGGEEELLRSITSLQAQGNRSLEKQQFLEAISIYEQCILEFPDVISNYWYLGLSWLLHGDSFQAQTIGFSAFTQFNLDLEAPEITEFVNFLKGHAENYLSSQYPQFAQQIYEAILDWCETDIEIYDNLGQALALQGDLETAIEVWQKGIELQPNHCSAYLNQAILYQKLEQFEQAIQCYQEVIQRSPDYLSYYQLGLCLTQMKHWESAIDAFQNSIQLQPNYAPAYSDLGINLIIKGLLESGIYALNQGIQKQPQFYQALIQKIHNQTLFTPNINSRAIQFLKLLSFPLKIPIDLYIYLGQILSNFDQNSALMVLRKAQEIDPHNFEIYLSFGDIFYEHKQDYLEALQCYLAANLSGSLSGINTIGKLGSRLSLEDRKARYHLKVGQCWLKLEHFSKAIIHFKKAIHYHPNLAEGYYGLAQAFFNTGEIQEAIYYLKQSLKENSESALYLGYLGFLLVYNHQTEQGLLYFKKALEKESSMAVLVDSLLNHLFQTGKLNPNLNLSEVQAVNPPTQFDELTKDWLKLNSLNQLNYQQIYSETVVALKPPKSLDHSIHFSFRFGQKIQLPSAFVVQLSQGRFWLSSDQTQSAILTSEQHFLGDLSPEFPLLSPGHPEKHPRYHSILSVQKLPPIHQIQGTVAVLAGLSNSVYFHWMLDVLPRIELLIKSNINWDNIDYFIVDNRCHFQQETLELLGIPENQQINIHNLHHVQATELIVPSFPGCVAWMPKWTCDFLKQQFLIPDLISNSPNFKRIYISRNSAKSRRVLNEDELLTILKPFGVESVQLESMSVVEQAALFSQAELIIAPHGSGLTNLVFCQPGTKVIELFSPNYVYHCYWWISNLVELDYYYYIGETLPGYYLHRFTYPRNFSEDIWIDIQPFLTLLKTVEIS
- a CDS encoding DUF29 family protein gives rise to the protein MVQELIDLRTCIEEQRYDEALIIIDELEGMGKQAILRNIQSYLLRLLIHLIKNQIEQRLTNSWAASIRGSIREIQKLNIKDNKKSYYIQQGEWQNWLEESLEDAIRDASVEVMNGTYSPFKLSEMVERDSIVNTAQILLDLTYCYSAKELAVQVDQSLIDLPGGMAWKEGH
- a CDS encoding MBOAT family protein: MTFISVLYALFLLILLIFYWIFPWKFWRLFILLIASLIFYSTLQIQYIPLLLLWTVFNFGLALTIVEPQEWEIPHISWNRRRSFLLTLGIIINVLILVGFKYLPFIFNIVGTAWNIPVIINTGNWIDQYVMAPLGLSFFCFELIAYLVDVYRGAPAATSLLEFAAYKLFFAKLISGPITRYHHLNTQFRTLKFPVPEQIADGLWLLARGAMKKGLLADNLGILVDLSFSNLQRAGSGDLWLATFAYGLQLYLDFSGYVDLARGTALLLGLSLPINFDAPYFTTSIADFWRRWHITLGDWLRNYLYFPLGGSRVGLFRTCLNLIIVMLIAGIWHGAAWGFVVWGGLHGLALVIHRLTDAIFTKLSITWIWKSLPGVFIAWLITQLMVFTAWIFFRIPNLQDSGWVIHHLWGHTADVQFAHKVYVEALGLERHNLVIVLAAIFGLMAFTTFLNRGLKLELNWTVKLALVPLSFFAVWLLAPEGGLPYIYFDF
- a CDS encoding adenylate/guanylate cyclase domain-containing protein — protein: MTTTDSRLSEIGAFIQTNLKKFSSNLAPTKAQTYDDWRKHFIYQRLSLGFTLALISYFTFTLSQINNFFFHPDHFQPSWLATQVVAELGLIIGLVLLRTPLGMKYPGLMFLLFSWVVTITPQIRGNLNGIASASIIEWPLMFFSQATLIPVYWPLHFISQLGVLIYYHGSQILFNLKLVLPAHWMTAEFLSLYLFWICLICNLSVYLYDRLARSEFKSRQALEKAYDQVKEEQERSESLLLNILPHSIAQRLKLQPSTIADSFTDAGVLFGDIVGFTELSGQFNPAELVNLLNQIFSEFDHLAELHGLEKIKTIGDSYMVVSGLPIPHDDYAEAIADMALDMQRTLKEFNVKTQQNFHIRIGIATGPVVAGVIGIKKFIYDLWGDTVNLASRMESHGLTDEIQVTETTYLALKEQYQFEKRGTILVKGKGEMTTYLLKGKKTLAVSTNIP
- the pdhA gene encoding pyruvate dehydrogenase (acetyl-transferring) E1 component subunit alpha; the protein is MVQERTLPTFKADATAVTRDEGLMLYEDMVLGRLFEDKCAEMYYRGKMFGFVHLYNGQEAVATGMIRAGRRNEDYVCSTYRDHVHALSAGVPPRQVMAELFGKATGCSKGRGGSMHLFSSEHNLLGGFAFVAEGIPVAMGAAFQSKYRREAMNDPNADQVTMCFFGDGACNNGQFFECLNMATLWKLPIIYVVENNKWAIGMAHERATSDPEIYKKGPAFGMPGYEVDGMDVLAVREVAKKAVARARAGEGPTLVEALTYRFRGHSLADPDELRDKDEKEFWFARDPIKKFAAHLTEYNLATQEELKAIDQQVQATIDDAVEFAQSSPEPDPQDLCRYIYADD
- a CDS encoding ARC6/PARC6 family protein, whose product is MKATLFTVTLILSLTITETVQAKTLIENHSFGLQQSSSQTQIAQSTNPISLGQAADLITQWLTAKSRIFAPPFDLQLVSQLTTGTLYNDTLKAIDFLRNNDAFYQYGVQKVESVERFAASGNKATIEVKVTEDTTLYKRGQILESSFNTKLVRYNLENWDGIWKIANSQVLN
- a CDS encoding 16S rRNA (cytosine(967)-C(5))-methyltransferase, whose amino-acid sequence is MNNNPRQVAFLALRDINRRGGLADVVLDQWLRQSDLSDINRRLTTELVYGCVRRRRSLDTLIDYLASKKSHQQHPDIRTILHLGFYQICYLNQIPNSAAVDTSVELVKQNGLTHFSGFVNGILRHYIREQGNCPLETPDSIFTCFELPQNPIEKLGILYSFPDWLIQFWLDTLGLEETEQLCSWFNQSPPLDLRINVLKTTLETVESEFQQRGISVHRISGLPLGLRLTGSIGSIQNLPGYDQGWWSIQDSSAQWVSYLLDPQPGEVIIDACAAPGGKTTHIAELMQDQGKILAFDSIKSRLKKVQQNLTRLQLNSIHPQQGDIRELKGYFEVADRLLLDAPCSGLGTLHRRADGRWRHDPKNIQELSQLQAELLEITQTWVKPGGCLVYSTCTLHPQENETLIQAFLSQHSNWKILPPPGNFILSPEPEGWIKIWPHRQNMDGFFMVKLMKDLT